The following nucleotide sequence is from Psilocybe cubensis strain MGC-MH-2018 chromosome 13, whole genome shotgun sequence.
GCTCCGCCCGCCCTTGTGCCAGATGTGAGGGTGCTGCGACAGCAAACGACGGTGAGAAGAGCGCAAAGGAATATGGACACAACTCACACAATGCCCTACGACAGTGTCTTGCCACTGCTAGACAGCAATATTTGGCCCAAATGCCATTGTTTTACAACACCCACACCCCCCATATATCTTGCCACCGCTACGCACTCCTCGCTCCACCCGCCTTCGCGTGTGCATGTGTCGGATGTGAGGGCGCTGAGACAGCAAACAACGGTGAGTAGAGCGCCAAGGAATAACAATACAACTCACAATGCCCCATGACAGCGATATCAGGCCCAAATGCTGTCGTCCTCCAACACCCGCCCGGGAATACGAGTAGATTGTCGGCATGGTAGAAGACTAGATGTGTCGGTGAGTACTAGTGTTGACAATGCGTGCCGCTTTGAAATGACAGACCTCTCTGCCAGTGACATCCTCCCGCGGCGCTGACTACATACGCTGGTCGGTAGGTGCGTTAGAGTGTGATGTCAACTGTGTAGGTGCTCACCCAATGGTCAGCTACCATTATCAGCGCATCCGGCGCCCTGCACCCTTGTCTCTGCGTCATACGCATACGCAGGCAATGTCCCAGACGGTCGTTACTAGGCAGGACACTTTtgtcttgaagaagaggtgAGCACGCTATAATGTCCTCGGAAGGTTATACTCACCCATGCGTTGTCGAGAACAGAGCAAGGCGCGGAAGTCGGAAAGTGTGAGGAAGTACCTGCACCTAGGCCTAGTAGCGCAAGTACGAGAAGGGGAGACAGGATCTGCAGGAAAGACAGAGGTGAGGGCACATAGAGCGCTGTTCAATTGACTTTTAACTCACCATGGTTAACAGAGCTAGTCTCTGCATTGTACGATACGCATGTGTTGTCCCAGATAAGAAGGTTTgcttggaaaaaaagaagtgaGTGCAGTGTAATGTCCACTGAAGGTCATACTTACTTATGTGTTGTCGAAGACACAGACACAAAAGTGGACGGAGAGTGTGAGCAAGAGTACGGCcggtgttgttgagaagACAGCGACGCGCAGACGGAGAACAATATGCGGGAGAGAGTGGGGGATGGACGTAAGAGGCAACGGGTGCAGGGGATTGTCATGTTGTGGATGCGTGGCGATGGCAATGGCAGGGAGGGTGGGCAGTGGCAGAGGGAATCCAACATTGAGCATGCTGTTTCTCCATGCGCTTCGTGGTAATGATGGATCTGCTTTCGACAGTCGCATATGTGAGTATCCATTTTACATTTATCTCAGCTGTCAATGCTTAAGCTCCTGTGTTAGCTTGTATATCTTGTCTACTTGGTGGCTGCGTTGGGCAAAGCTATTCTTGCTGCCATCTACGGTCTCCAAGCATTGGTCTTCATCATGAGACGTAAATGGGATATGATCGGATGGATGATATTCTACATCTTTGCCATTCCtgcattttctttcttcctcccgCTGTATTCGTTCTGGAAGATGGACGATTTCTCTTGGGGTCAAACGCGTGTTGTCTTGGGAGAATctgggaagaagatgattgtTCACGTAAGCCGATATCGACATTCCTTTTTATGCTGTATCTTTTTGTCTGACATTATTGCCTATAGGATGAAGGCAAATTTGATCCTAGGTCTATTCCTTTGAAATCATGGTCCGACTATGTATGATTTTATTCCACCTTCTTCATATCAATCCCTTTCTAAATTGTTTTTATAGGAAAATGAACTCTGGGACAAAGAGTCTAACCATAGCATCGGTTCTTGGGTACCTCCCGTCAAGACCAAGAATGAAGGATACGCCGAATCACGAACAGCTTCCCTCTATGGACGCGAAACCTACTATGAACCTCGGAGCTTCTCGCCTGCTCCTTCACAACGTGGAATGTATCCTCCTCCAGGCTATCATTCCGGTCGGAATACACCTCAGTCACCTTTCCACACCGGCTTAGAAACTGGACTTATTCAACCGACACCCTCTAGGCCAATCACTAATTATTTGGATATACCCATTCCAAACACGCAAAGCCCTGAAGATGTGGACCTTCTTGGGAGTGGACCATCGGATGCCGACATTGAGCGTGCCGTGCAAGAGGTGTTGCGTTCAGCAGATCTGAATACTGTCACCAAACGTGAAATCCGCAGGCAGCTTGAAGAATATTTCGGTATAGATTTAACGTCGCGCAAGGCTGTCATCAACGCTTCTATCGATCGGATCCTCCTCAATCAAAATTAATAATATTATCGCTTTCGGtggactctttttctctctccttgATCATTTGGTggcctctttttcttttacgGATTATTCCTATTTTTTGTCACGAACTTCCCCATGCCCCTCGTTTACAAGTTGTCGAACATATACTAGTAGTACACACTCGGACCTTGCTCTCCTGACAGACAGTATTATACATACAATTCACACTACACATACTACCACTTTACATACCGGACACTGTGTCACATGTTTATCCATAATTGCATAGAACCATTCTTTCTTGAATGCTTTACCGTAGACTCTGCAACTCTGCGGGCCAAGgccgaaaaagaaaaatggatAAAAAGAACGATGAAAAGGTTTACACCGCTTGCATCAACCCAAAATAATCTCCTTCCACACTGGCCCATCTCCGAGTGCTTTTTCCAAGTATCTCTTTTTGATCCATCCAACAGCTACACGCTCCGCCCATTGGCCCTCTCCGTGCCATTCAATCAGCATAACCATATACCGCCATCCAGGTTCGTTGTCCATTCGCCCGTCCTTGGCCCTTTCATCTCGTGCTTCGCATATAACAATGAACTCAAACACATTGGGAACATTATTCTTGCACCAGTCAGGACGCAGATATATTATACCTAGTTCGCGTTTGCTATCGCCGTAAATTCCCAGCATCGTGTATCCACTTTTGGGTTTTATCTTGGGTGGGGGACTCTGGGCCTTATCCAGCTTGAACATGGCGGAAACCGTCcaaaattgcaaaaatccTGATCCAGGGTTAGGATTATAAGCGTCAGGGGTATATGTCGGTGCTCCTGTAAGCGTTCGGGGAGTTGGTTCCGTTTGACTACAATCGAAAGGGAAGCGATTCTGAACATGCCCACCATAGAAGTTCCGAGGACCACGAGAAGTTACTGCTACGTCGGCCTTTGGGGTCCACACGCGTATGCAATCTTCCAAATCGTGAGCTCTCCTTTGGTACCAGATAATCCACGTGCGCTTCCGTTGCGCAACTCTGATCCTCGATATGCTACGGCTGTACCAATCCCAGATACGTGGAAATGGCGCACCCTGCCAGCCCGACCACGACCAACTTGGCGCATCATGCAGACGGGTTTGGGGGTCCAGAGGTCCCCA
It contains:
- a CDS encoding Chitin synthase 8 → MDLLSTVAYLVYLVYLVAALGKAILAAIYGLQALVFIMRRKWDMIGWMIFYIFAIPAFSFFLPLYSFWKMDDFSWGQTRVVLGESGKKMIVHDEGKFDPRSIPLKSWSDYENELWDKESNHSIGSWVPPVKTKNEGYAESRTASLYGRETYYEPRSFSPAPSQRGMYPPPGYHSGRNTPQSPFHTGLETGLIQPTPSRPITNYLDIPIPNTQSPEDVDLLGSGPSDADIERAVQEVLRSADLNTVTKREIRRQLEEYFGIDLTSRKAVINASIDRILLNQN